The following coding sequences are from one Phenylobacterium immobile (ATCC 35973) window:
- a CDS encoding LexA family protein — MRPVVIGLPLPLPLVGFRICCGFPSPADDWIEDAIDVSRLVVTNPAATFLWRASGDCMTPTILDGDYLVCDRSLAPVSGDVVVAVVDGEPTVKRLAYVAGRPTLSHDNPRSPPFAPDPHSEISIWGVVAWSLRAHRPTR, encoded by the coding sequence ATGCGTCCTGTTGTCATCGGTCTTCCCCTTCCCCTCCCCCTCGTGGGCTTTCGCATTTGCTGCGGATTTCCAAGTCCCGCCGACGACTGGATCGAAGACGCCATCGATGTCAGCCGCCTGGTGGTCACCAACCCCGCCGCCACCTTTCTGTGGCGGGCGTCCGGGGACTGCATGACGCCGACGATCCTGGACGGCGACTACCTGGTCTGCGACCGCTCGCTGGCCCCGGTTTCCGGCGATGTGGTGGTCGCCGTCGTCGATGGCGAACCGACGGTCAAGCGCCTCGCCTATGTCGCCGGCCGGCCGACGCTCAGCCATGACAATCCACGATCCCCGCCGTTTGCGCCCGATCCGCATAGCGAGATCAGCATCTGGGGCGTGGTCGCCTGGTCCCTGCGCGCCCATCGGCCGACTCGATGA
- a CDS encoding DUF2493 domain-containing protein: MHSTASPLTGHLTHFEAQALALDDPRPHPPEDALLQLGHAVLTEALDVISDTALEDFQAIICETLIGAFHSAAQRIEREADRARDELNRLSRDFDGSEIADTEMQDATRKAHAADVACLALEFVRDAAAASYTTATGEVWSPWKGHVKASRVTAAQIEARDALRTAKARKHAATDPGATIVAFRAAPQADTEDDAHRIFDALNWAQAQWPDMALATTGAKGGEKIAIKWAKQKAVTLVLAKADFDKNGRAAPFRANDELIALEPVCVLTLANTLNGARGSSLQPFGPALNLGQKAAERGIRHLPVKTRG; encoded by the coding sequence ATGCACTCCACAGCTTCTCCGCTCACCGGCCACCTGACTCATTTCGAAGCCCAGGCCTTGGCCTTGGATGATCCCCGCCCTCATCCGCCGGAAGACGCCCTGCTCCAGCTTGGCCACGCGGTCTTGACCGAAGCGCTCGACGTCATCAGCGACACCGCCCTCGAGGACTTCCAGGCCATCATCTGCGAGACCCTGATCGGGGCGTTTCACTCCGCCGCCCAACGCATCGAACGGGAGGCGGATCGGGCCAGGGACGAGCTCAACCGGTTGAGCCGGGACTTCGACGGCTCCGAGATCGCTGACACCGAGATGCAGGACGCCACCCGAAAAGCCCACGCCGCCGATGTCGCCTGCCTGGCCTTGGAGTTCGTGCGAGACGCGGCTGCTGCGAGCTACACCACGGCGACCGGGGAAGTGTGGTCCCCCTGGAAGGGGCATGTGAAGGCCTCGCGCGTGACCGCCGCCCAGATCGAGGCGCGCGACGCCCTGCGGACCGCCAAGGCTCGCAAGCACGCCGCGACCGACCCTGGCGCCACCATCGTCGCGTTCCGCGCCGCGCCGCAAGCCGACACCGAGGATGACGCCCATCGCATCTTCGATGCGCTGAACTGGGCCCAGGCCCAATGGCCGGACATGGCGTTGGCCACGACAGGGGCCAAGGGCGGGGAGAAGATCGCCATCAAGTGGGCCAAGCAGAAGGCGGTCACCCTGGTGCTGGCCAAGGCCGACTTCGACAAGAACGGCCGCGCCGCCCCCTTCCGGGCCAATGACGAATTGATCGCCCTCGAACCGGTCTGCGTCCTGACCCTGGCGAACACCCTGAACGGCGCGCGCGGGTCGTCGCTGCAGCCCTTCGGACCCGCCCTCAATCTCGGTCAAAAGGCCGCTGAACGAGGCATCCGCCACCTTCCAGTGAAGACACGCGGGTGA
- a CDS encoding cupin domain-containing protein: MKGFVEDIEDLTEDNKDFRRVLYTGKHLQLVLMALRPGEEIGEEIHADHDQFFRVEKGKGEVWIDGERTKIKSDDAILVPAGAKHNVVNTGDKALKLYTLYGPPDHKDGVVHASKADAEAAEEHFDGTTTE, from the coding sequence ATGAAGGGCTTTGTCGAAGACATCGAAGATCTTACCGAGGACAACAAGGACTTCAGGCGCGTGCTTTATACAGGCAAGCATCTGCAGCTCGTGTTGATGGCGTTGAGGCCTGGTGAGGAGATCGGGGAGGAGATCCACGCTGACCACGATCAGTTCTTCCGGGTTGAGAAAGGCAAGGGGGAGGTCTGGATCGACGGAGAGCGCACCAAGATTAAGAGTGATGACGCCATTCTCGTGCCTGCCGGCGCCAAGCATAACGTCGTCAACACCGGGGATAAGGCGCTCAAGCTCTACACCCTCTATGGGCCGCCCGATCATAAGGATGGAGTTGTCCACGCTAGCAAGGCCGATGCCGAAGCTGCTGAGGAACACTTCGATGGGACCACCACGGAGTAG
- a CDS encoding lipocalin family protein, with protein sequence MKPVRTVVVVFAFCLAAASLAACATLPAGPVGNRAVPEPTKSVDLKRYVGLWYETARYENRFERNCEAVTAAYRALPNRTIEVVNSCRQGAVGGPLKVAKGRAKVVRDSQDAKLKVSFFGPFFGDYWVLDHADDYSWSIVGEPSGRYLWILTREANPQLATREKLQARAGELGYDTKVLRWTAH encoded by the coding sequence ATGAAGCCCGTTCGCACCGTTGTTGTAGTCTTCGCGTTCTGCCTCGCCGCTGCGAGTTTAGCCGCCTGCGCGACATTGCCGGCGGGGCCCGTCGGCAATCGCGCGGTCCCCGAACCGACCAAATCCGTCGATTTAAAGCGCTACGTTGGGCTTTGGTACGAAACCGCCCGCTATGAAAACCGCTTCGAGCGAAACTGCGAAGCGGTTACGGCCGCCTATCGCGCCTTGCCCAACCGAACGATAGAGGTTGTAAACAGCTGCCGCCAAGGCGCCGTAGGCGGTCCCCTCAAGGTCGCTAAAGGCCGGGCGAAGGTGGTGCGAGATTCCCAGGACGCCAAGCTAAAGGTCTCGTTTTTCGGACCCTTCTTTGGCGACTATTGGGTGCTCGATCATGCGGACGATTATAGCTGGTCGATCGTGGGCGAACCTTCCGGTCGCTATCTGTGGATCCTGACTCGGGAGGCAAATCCACAGCTGGCCACACGTGAAAAACTACAGGCTCGCGCCGGAGAGCTCGGATATGACACGAAGGTGCTCAGGTGGACCGCGCACTGA